A genomic region of Mycobacterium sp. Aquia_213 contains the following coding sequences:
- a CDS encoding SDR family NAD(P)-dependent oxidoreductase produces MSQHHPLDRYAGSWALVTGSAGERGLGFAYAREIASRRINLVLVDILAEELEARAAALRTEYGVEVRTIAVDLGDLSVYPTIIDQLADITVDILICNHMFTPKDTPKILDMSLDVHNAMIDINARGYVNLIYPFAHLMTRRGRGAIVIVSSGAGLIPAPYTGAYAANKAFQTVFGEVLWYETRGTGIDVLVMSAGLMDTQGDALSQYPRWQIADPRDAAAETLRAIGRKHLVMPGRPNRFVTLLTTRLLPRRRAVVTMGRFMERGLGKD; encoded by the coding sequence GTGAGTCAACACCATCCCCTTGACCGATACGCGGGTTCCTGGGCGCTGGTTACCGGCAGTGCCGGCGAGCGCGGGCTGGGCTTTGCTTATGCGCGCGAAATTGCCAGTCGCCGAATCAATCTCGTGCTCGTCGACATACTGGCAGAGGAACTCGAGGCCCGGGCCGCGGCGCTTCGAACCGAGTACGGCGTCGAAGTCCGCACTATCGCCGTCGATCTGGGCGACTTGTCGGTCTATCCCACAATCATCGACCAGCTCGCCGACATCACCGTCGACATCCTTATCTGCAATCACATGTTCACCCCGAAGGACACTCCCAAAATCCTGGACATGTCGTTGGACGTTCACAACGCCATGATCGATATCAATGCGCGCGGTTACGTAAACCTCATCTACCCCTTCGCACATCTGATGACGAGGCGGGGGCGTGGAGCCATCGTGATCGTTTCGTCGGGCGCCGGCCTCATTCCCGCGCCGTACACCGGCGCGTACGCCGCCAACAAGGCTTTTCAAACCGTCTTCGGTGAGGTGCTGTGGTACGAAACCCGCGGTACCGGCATTGATGTACTGGTCATGTCCGCCGGCCTGATGGACACGCAAGGCGACGCTTTATCGCAGTATCCGCGGTGGCAGATCGCCGACCCGCGAGACGCGGCGGCCGAAACGCTGAGGGCCATTGGCCGTAAGCATCTCGTCATGCCCGGACGCCCGAACCGCTTCGTAACTCTGCTCACCACCCGGTTGCTGCCACGTCGCCGCGCCGTAGTGACGATGGGGCGCTTCATGGAACGTGGGTTGGGGAAGGACTAG
- the glnA gene encoding type I glutamate--ammonia ligase, giving the protein MSETTPDDIFKLAKDEHVEYVDVRFCDLPGTMQHFTIPIYAFDENVFEEGLAFDGSSIRGFQSIHESDMLLLPDPETATIDAFRARKTLNVNFFVHDPFTLEVYSRDPRNVARKAENYLISSGIADTAYFGPEAEFYIFDSVSFDSRTNGSFYKVDATSGWWNTGEATEADGSPNLGYKVRPKGGYFPVAPTDHYVDLRDEILTHLTNAGFLLEKGHHEVGSGGQAEINYKFNTLLHAADDLQMFKYIVKQTAWQAGKTVTFMPKPLFGDNGSGMHCHQSLWKEGSSLMYDETGYAGLSDTARHYIGGLLYHAPSLLAFTNPTVNSYKRLVPGYEAPINLVYSQRNRSACVRIPITGTNPKTKRLEFRSPDSSGNPYLSFAAQLMAGLDGIKNKIEPPPPVDKDLYELPPEEAAEIPQAPTQLAAVIDRLEQDSEYLTEGGVFTPDLIETWISFKRDYELAPFNLRPTPYEFELYYDV; this is encoded by the coding sequence TTGTCCGAAACGACGCCCGACGACATCTTCAAACTCGCCAAGGATGAGCACGTTGAGTACGTCGACGTCCGCTTCTGTGACCTGCCAGGCACCATGCAGCACTTCACAATTCCGATCTACGCCTTCGACGAGAACGTCTTCGAGGAAGGCTTGGCGTTCGACGGCTCCTCGATTCGCGGGTTCCAGTCGATCCACGAGTCGGACATGCTGTTGCTTCCCGACCCGGAAACCGCGACCATCGACGCGTTCCGTGCCCGCAAGACGCTCAACGTCAACTTCTTCGTGCACGACCCTTTCACTCTCGAGGTCTACTCGCGCGACCCCCGCAATGTCGCCCGCAAGGCGGAGAACTACTTGATCAGCTCCGGCATCGCCGACACCGCGTACTTCGGCCCGGAGGCCGAGTTCTACATCTTCGACTCGGTGAGCTTCGACTCACGCACCAACGGCTCGTTCTACAAGGTGGACGCGACATCCGGCTGGTGGAATACCGGAGAAGCGACCGAGGCCGACGGCAGCCCGAACCTCGGCTACAAGGTCCGTCCCAAGGGTGGGTATTTCCCGGTTGCCCCCACCGACCATTACGTCGACCTGCGCGATGAGATTCTCACCCATCTGACCAACGCCGGCTTTCTTCTGGAGAAAGGACACCACGAGGTGGGCAGTGGTGGACAGGCCGAGATCAACTACAAGTTCAACACATTGCTGCACGCGGCTGACGATCTACAGATGTTCAAGTACATCGTCAAGCAAACCGCTTGGCAGGCAGGCAAAACCGTGACGTTCATGCCCAAGCCGCTATTCGGTGACAACGGCTCGGGCATGCACTGCCACCAGTCGCTGTGGAAAGAGGGCAGCTCCTTGATGTACGACGAAACCGGATACGCCGGGCTGTCGGACACCGCGAGGCACTACATCGGTGGCCTGCTATACCACGCGCCGTCGCTGCTGGCCTTCACGAATCCGACGGTGAACTCCTATAAACGGCTCGTCCCGGGCTACGAGGCCCCGATCAACCTGGTCTATAGCCAGCGCAACCGCTCGGCGTGTGTGCGTATCCCGATCACCGGCACCAACCCGAAGACCAAGCGGCTGGAGTTCCGTTCTCCCGACTCGTCGGGCAACCCGTACCTCTCGTTCGCGGCCCAGTTGATGGCCGGCCTGGACGGCATCAAGAACAAGATCGAGCCACCACCCCCGGTCGACAAGGACCTCTACGAGCTGCCACCCGAGGAGGCCGCGGAGATCCCGCAGGCGCCCACCCAACTGGCGGCGGTGATCGACCGGTTGGAGCAAGACAGCGAATACCTCACCGAGGGAGGAGTTTTCACGCCCGACCTGATCGAGACGTGGATCAGCTTCAAGCGCGACTACGAGCTTGCGCCGTTCAACCTCCGGCCGACGCCCTACGAATTCGAGCTCTACTACGACGTTTAG
- a CDS encoding phosphatidate cytidylyltransferase: protein MTIIEHYLSFVHRDRRMPLNVDLGPLHIHLYSRAVFLLWVTVAILALAGIVVLVSRKRELIQKWRTWALIAPAVGLPVWIGHGTTAALAAGLAVVAVAEYARLVRLRRLDTCVLVTLAVLYPIAAWLRPSLLQLAPVVVLLCAVPSVLGGDVEHGAKRTAFAGFGSVWICWSLAHLVMVWPDAYLLCFAVAATDVAAWCGGKGLRRMAWARRPLSPLSPNKTVGGMVGAIIGAFVILTLLGTISIGLLVAVSLGGLFGDLLESMLKRQAQVKDAGCWLPGFGGLLDRIDSLLLVLPLAYLLG, encoded by the coding sequence ATGACGATCATCGAGCACTACCTCTCGTTCGTGCACCGCGATCGGCGGATGCCGCTCAACGTCGACTTGGGTCCGCTGCACATCCACCTCTACTCGCGGGCCGTGTTTCTGCTGTGGGTCACGGTGGCGATCCTGGCCCTGGCCGGCATCGTCGTTCTGGTCTCCCGCAAGCGGGAGTTGATCCAGAAGTGGCGCACCTGGGCGCTGATCGCGCCTGCGGTCGGCCTTCCGGTGTGGATCGGCCACGGCACCACCGCCGCGCTGGCGGCAGGACTGGCCGTTGTCGCGGTGGCCGAATACGCGCGATTGGTAAGGCTGCGCCGACTGGATACCTGCGTGCTGGTCACGCTGGCGGTGCTCTACCCGATCGCCGCCTGGTTGCGTCCGTCGCTGTTGCAGCTCGCTCCCGTCGTCGTGCTGCTGTGTGCGGTGCCCTCGGTGCTCGGCGGCGACGTCGAGCACGGCGCCAAGCGCACGGCTTTCGCCGGGTTCGGATCGGTGTGGATCTGCTGGTCGCTTGCACACCTCGTCATGGTGTGGCCGGACGCGTATTTACTCTGCTTTGCCGTGGCGGCCACTGACGTCGCCGCCTGGTGTGGCGGAAAGGGGTTGCGCCGCATGGCTTGGGCGCGTCGGCCGTTGTCCCCATTGAGCCCCAACAAGACGGTCGGCGGGATGGTCGGGGCGATCATCGGCGCGTTCGTCATCCTCACACTGTTGGGCACTATTTCGATCGGACTGCTCGTCGCCGTCTCCCTCGGTGGCCTTTTCGGCGACCTGCTGGAGTCCATGCTGAAGCGACAGGCCCAGGTCAAGGACGCCGGCTGCTGGCTGCCGGGCTTCGGCGGTCTGCTCGATCGGATCGACTCGTTGTTGCTGGTTCTCCCATTGGCCTACCTACTCGGATGA
- a CDS encoding RNA 2'-phosphotransferase encodes MADQLNVDLVALHVGSNHVLNGFGEAAMDFVGHEDGLAEAAPGWIGSSQLALGQLAARWEARHSQHKLQVGGLGTSVAEAMVGFSTNEDGSASMLRSVRE; translated from the coding sequence GTGGCTGATCAGTTGAATGTCGACCTCGTTGCGCTGCACGTTGGTAGCAACCATGTGCTCAACGGGTTCGGCGAAGCCGCTATGGACTTCGTAGGACACGAAGACGGGCTGGCCGAGGCCGCGCCGGGTTGGATCGGGTCCTCGCAGCTTGCCCTGGGTCAGCTCGCGGCCCGGTGGGAGGCCCGGCACAGCCAACACAAGCTCCAGGTGGGTGGGTTGGGGACGAGCGTCGCCGAAGCGATGGTCGGTTTCTCCACGAACGAGGACGGTTCGGCCAGCATGCTCAGGTCGGTGCGGGAATAG
- a CDS encoding ATP-binding cassette domain-containing protein, which produces MTCSLAPTISSRISPATTVGGLDVRDVSLTLERNIVALERISFTARPGTLTAVIGPSGAGKSTLARVITGAARPTSGAVALDGRDLHTTRASLHNRIGMVPQDDVVHPRLTVRQALEFAAELRMPADTAACDRRQVIASVLEELELTPHTATRIEKLSGGQRKRVSIALELLTRPSLLVLDEPTTGLDPALDRAVMTMLRRLANAGRVIVVVTHSLTFLDVCDQVLLLAPGGRTAFCGRPHEIGSAIGANDWADIFSIVCADPDGVRRRFTEDVGSHAELTAVICDQPAQPDEPARAGRWRQAWTLARRQVRLLVANRGYFVFLAVLPFIVGLLPLTVAGHAGLGHADGSVPLEPKHVIALTSFAAILMGITLTARDLVGERAIFRREQAAGLSSTAYLLAKIVAFGGVAMMQSAILVLIVTAPGIGKPGPSRAAVLGSPMLELFVDVAATCVVAMVAGLAISALAGTSDQVIALLAMTLMAQLVLAGGFIPVTDRPLFETLAWFTPGRWGFAATAATADLTHLVVGIANDPHWHRTAPAWLLDMTMLGVLAAAFAGFAWWKLRPIVRA; this is translated from the coding sequence ATGACCTGTTCTCTGGCTCCCACGATCAGCTCCCGCATCTCGCCGGCCACCACGGTCGGCGGACTGGACGTACGCGACGTGAGCCTTACTCTAGAGCGCAATATTGTTGCGCTGGAGCGGATTTCGTTCACCGCCCGCCCCGGTACGTTGACTGCGGTGATCGGCCCTTCGGGTGCGGGTAAGTCCACGCTCGCCAGAGTGATCACCGGAGCCGCACGTCCGACCAGTGGCGCGGTGGCATTGGACGGGCGCGACCTCCACACCACACGAGCGTCGCTGCACAACCGGATCGGGATGGTGCCCCAAGACGACGTGGTGCACCCTCGGCTCACCGTCAGGCAGGCACTGGAGTTCGCCGCGGAACTGCGGATGCCCGCCGACACCGCCGCCTGCGATCGCCGTCAGGTGATCGCGTCGGTACTCGAGGAACTCGAGCTGACACCTCACACCGCGACCCGCATCGAAAAGTTGTCGGGCGGGCAGCGCAAGCGTGTGTCAATTGCCTTGGAGCTGTTGACACGTCCCTCGCTACTGGTGCTCGACGAGCCCACGACGGGGCTGGATCCCGCACTGGACCGCGCCGTCATGACGATGCTGCGCCGGCTGGCCAACGCGGGTCGCGTGATTGTGGTGGTGACGCATTCGTTGACCTTCCTTGATGTGTGCGACCAGGTATTGCTGCTGGCACCCGGCGGCAGGACGGCATTCTGCGGTCGTCCGCACGAGATCGGTTCGGCCATCGGGGCCAACGACTGGGCCGACATCTTCAGCATCGTCTGCGCCGATCCCGACGGCGTTCGACGGCGCTTCACCGAAGACGTCGGATCGCACGCCGAACTCACGGCGGTCATCTGCGATCAGCCCGCGCAGCCGGATGAACCCGCGCGCGCCGGCCGATGGCGCCAGGCATGGACGCTCGCACGCCGGCAGGTCCGGCTTCTTGTCGCCAACCGTGGTTATTTCGTTTTCCTCGCCGTACTGCCGTTCATCGTCGGCCTGTTGCCGCTGACCGTGGCCGGCCACGCCGGACTCGGCCACGCGGATGGCTCAGTGCCGCTTGAGCCGAAGCACGTCATTGCCTTGACGAGCTTCGCCGCAATCCTGATGGGCATCACGCTTACCGCGCGCGACCTCGTCGGTGAACGCGCGATCTTCCGTCGCGAGCAAGCGGCCGGATTATCTTCCACCGCATATCTTCTGGCGAAGATCGTGGCTTTCGGCGGGGTCGCGATGATGCAGTCGGCGATCCTGGTTCTGATCGTTACGGCACCCGGGATCGGGAAGCCGGGGCCGTCGAGGGCGGCGGTACTGGGCAGCCCGATGTTGGAGCTCTTCGTCGACGTGGCGGCAACATGCGTGGTGGCGATGGTTGCGGGGCTTGCGATTTCGGCGTTGGCGGGCACCAGCGATCAGGTCATCGCGCTGCTGGCGATGACACTGATGGCGCAGCTAGTGCTCGCCGGTGGGTTCATCCCGGTGACGGATCGCCCGCTGTTCGAGACCCTCGCCTGGTTCACGCCCGGGCGATGGGGCTTCGCGGCCACCGCGGCGACGGCGGACCTGACGCACCTCGTGGTGGGAATCGCGAACGATCCCCACTGGCACCGCACCGCGCCGGCATGGCTTTTGGACATGACCATGTTGGGAGTGCTGGCCGCCGCCTTCGCCGGCTTCGCGTGGTGGAAATTGCGACCCATAGTGCGAGCCTGA
- a CDS encoding LLM class F420-dependent oxidoreductase, with amino-acid sequence MKFGIATFVNDDTIDTLSLARAIEERGFASLVIAEHTHIPASRESPYPLGGELPSIYYRTLDPFVTLAAAAAVTSSIELFTGIALLIQRDPIITAKEAASIDLISGGRFVFGVGAGWNIEELRDHGTDPKTRGALLDERIEAIKALWTTEPAEYHGKYVNFDASYQRPKPVQKPHPPIFIGGDSDATVKRVIRHDAGWISNPLPLERLRHRIDQLREGSGRDVPLAMFGTPADPDYWRAAEGLGFERLALLLPSRPLDESLRLLDEYAAKIGSYGG; translated from the coding sequence ATGAAGTTCGGAATCGCAACGTTCGTCAACGACGACACTATCGACACGTTGTCGCTGGCACGCGCGATCGAAGAGCGGGGTTTCGCCTCGCTGGTGATTGCGGAGCACACGCACATTCCGGCGAGCCGGGAGTCTCCCTATCCGCTGGGTGGCGAACTGCCGTCGATCTACTATCGGACGCTCGATCCGTTTGTGACGCTGGCCGCGGCGGCCGCGGTGACCTCGTCCATCGAGTTGTTCACCGGGATCGCCTTGCTGATCCAACGCGATCCGATCATCACGGCAAAGGAAGCCGCCAGCATCGACCTGATCTCGGGCGGCCGCTTCGTGTTCGGCGTCGGCGCGGGCTGGAACATCGAAGAGTTGCGCGATCACGGCACGGACCCGAAGACCCGTGGCGCACTGCTCGACGAACGCATCGAGGCCATCAAAGCGCTGTGGACAACCGAACCCGCCGAGTACCACGGCAAGTACGTCAACTTCGACGCTTCCTACCAGCGCCCCAAGCCGGTTCAGAAACCGCACCCGCCGATCTTCATCGGCGGCGACTCCGACGCCACCGTCAAGCGGGTGATTCGCCACGATGCCGGTTGGATATCCAACCCGTTGCCACTGGAGCGGCTACGCCATCGCATCGATCAGCTGCGTGAGGGCAGCGGACGCGACGTGCCACTGGCAATGTTCGGCACTCCGGCCGACCCCGACTATTGGCGCGCGGCCGAGGGATTGGGTTTCGAACGGCTAGCCCTGCTATTGCCCAGCCGGCCGCTCGACGAATCGCTTCGGTTGCTCGATGAGTATGCCGCAAAGATTGGCAGCTACGGCGGCTAA
- the pstS gene encoding phosphate ABC transporter substrate-binding protein PstS, translating to MKIRFRMMFAVVSLVLVAAACGSGKPAGSSQAPTRTIATAPPTSKVTLWETGSKDLYPLMDAWAAAYHLKYPNVTITTDGTVSDFGIAQAAIGEVNIGASGAYLSERDLAAHPGLMNIAVAVSALHVSYNLPGLTDHLKLDGKVLAAMYQGTVKTWNDPQIAALNPGVNLPATAVIPLHRSDGSGDTFLFTQYLAKQDPDGWGKSPGVGTTVEFPAVPGAQIEDDAEGKAGMLNGCAASPGCVTYHGTGYIDVAQQKGLGEAQLGNAAGNFLLADAHSVEAEAASFASQTPPNQAISLVNGPAADGYPIVNYLYAVVYSNQKDPATAQTLQAFLHWAVTEGSSPSFLDSVHTFARPLPGEVVKLSDAQIAKIPS from the coding sequence GTGAAGATTCGTTTCCGCATGATGTTCGCTGTGGTGTCGCTGGTCTTGGTCGCCGCGGCCTGCGGGTCGGGCAAACCCGCCGGTTCGTCGCAGGCTCCAACGCGGACGATTGCCACTGCGCCCCCGACGTCAAAGGTGACGCTGTGGGAAACCGGTTCCAAGGACCTCTACCCCTTGATGGATGCGTGGGCCGCGGCCTATCACCTGAAATATCCGAACGTCACGATCACGACGGACGGCACCGTGTCCGATTTCGGAATCGCGCAGGCGGCTATCGGCGAGGTAAACATCGGCGCCTCCGGCGCCTACCTGTCCGAACGCGACCTGGCCGCACACCCGGGGCTGATGAACATCGCCGTGGCCGTGTCGGCGCTGCACGTCAGCTACAACCTGCCCGGCCTCACTGACCACCTCAAGCTGGACGGCAAAGTGCTGGCGGCGATGTACCAGGGCACCGTCAAAACCTGGAACGATCCGCAGATCGCAGCCCTCAACCCCGGCGTGAACTTGCCTGCCACCGCGGTGATTCCGCTACACCGTTCCGACGGGTCCGGCGACACTTTCCTGTTCACCCAATACCTGGCGAAGCAAGACCCCGACGGCTGGGGCAAGTCGCCCGGCGTCGGCACCACGGTCGAGTTTCCCGCGGTACCGGGCGCGCAGATTGAAGACGATGCCGAAGGCAAAGCGGGCATGCTGAACGGCTGTGCCGCGAGCCCCGGCTGTGTCACTTACCACGGCACCGGCTACATCGACGTGGCCCAGCAGAAGGGACTGGGTGAGGCGCAATTGGGCAATGCTGCCGGTAATTTCCTGCTGGCTGATGCTCACAGCGTTGAGGCCGAAGCCGCCAGCTTCGCCTCCCAGACCCCGCCGAACCAGGCGATCTCGCTGGTCAACGGGCCCGCCGCGGACGGATACCCGATCGTCAACTACCTGTACGCGGTCGTGTACAGCAACCAGAAGGATCCCGCCACGGCACAGACGCTGCAGGCGTTCCTCCACTGGGCGGTGACCGAAGGCAGCAGCCCGTCGTTCCTGGACTCCGTTCACACCTTCGCTCGGCCGCTGCCCGGCGAGGTCGTGAAGTTGTCCGACGCTCAGATCGCCAAGATCCCCAGCTAG
- a CDS encoding NAD-binding protein, which produces MGEIFQFHREIIVSGDDPLSKTIAEELRGAGARIIKINTAADLLGAGVHRARAVVCAGPNDAVNLEIALLAREYSPNVRVVARLANDVLREAVTAVNGPGAILDVADLAAPSLVEAVLSRNAHQFDTAGIEFVVWGSEAPHDATLREIYADLAPVAVVHGKNSPAPGEVVPCPGRDLQVYAGDWTSMIGVKDELEARGIAVPPATATRSRHSRVRRAIDAARAMRDDVNPLLFPSLAFALFLTIGSTAVEHFTYQHQQMSWIDALYFASETITTVGYGEFNFGQESVFLRLFNVGLMFGGAIVTAILVAFLADLMLSRRFVQTAGLRRARHMRDHIVVIGLGSIGVRVVSDLTAAGYDVLVIEPNVNNRFLSTVAELDVPVIFGDSAMRQTLESARVDRARGVAVVTQDDMENIETGIVLLEILGSDTKVPIVMRVQGRALGTAVNRRFGFENVRSIVDLAAPWFIGAAMGLQVLGTFWVGQRSFMVGGMLVAAGSELDGLRMVDLSTQTRVIAITRPEGPIRLRPRRDALLKAGDTVYVIGPYRELIATLRKGQPPPLTAVNGERAATLAAARSAHRTDVRLPRWAPDREA; this is translated from the coding sequence ATGGGCGAGATCTTTCAATTCCATCGCGAAATAATCGTCAGCGGCGACGACCCGCTGTCGAAGACGATCGCCGAAGAACTACGCGGCGCGGGCGCGCGGATCATCAAGATCAACACCGCAGCCGATCTTCTGGGTGCCGGGGTACATCGCGCGCGCGCCGTCGTCTGCGCTGGACCCAATGACGCCGTCAATCTCGAAATTGCCTTGTTGGCAAGAGAATACAGCCCGAATGTCCGCGTGGTGGCACGTCTGGCCAACGACGTGCTGCGTGAAGCGGTGACCGCCGTCAACGGCCCCGGCGCGATCTTGGACGTCGCCGACCTCGCGGCACCATCCCTCGTCGAGGCAGTGCTGTCGCGTAACGCGCACCAGTTCGACACGGCCGGTATCGAATTCGTCGTCTGGGGATCCGAGGCGCCCCACGACGCGACGCTCCGCGAGATCTACGCCGACCTGGCCCCGGTGGCGGTGGTTCACGGCAAGAACTCACCCGCCCCCGGCGAGGTGGTGCCATGTCCCGGGCGGGATCTGCAGGTCTATGCCGGCGACTGGACCTCGATGATCGGCGTCAAAGACGAATTGGAAGCCCGCGGGATCGCGGTGCCTCCCGCGACCGCGACGCGCTCGCGTCACTCCCGGGTGCGGCGCGCCATCGATGCCGCGCGCGCGATGCGCGACGACGTGAACCCGCTGCTTTTTCCGTCGTTGGCCTTCGCGCTGTTCCTCACGATCGGCTCTACCGCCGTGGAGCACTTCACCTATCAGCACCAGCAGATGTCGTGGATCGATGCTCTCTACTTCGCCTCCGAGACCATCACGACCGTGGGCTACGGCGAATTCAATTTCGGCCAGGAGTCCGTTTTCCTGCGGCTGTTCAATGTCGGGTTGATGTTCGGCGGCGCGATCGTCACCGCCATCCTGGTCGCATTTCTCGCCGACCTGATGCTGTCCCGGCGCTTCGTCCAGACGGCCGGGCTGCGCCGGGCACGTCACATGCGCGACCACATCGTCGTGATCGGCCTGGGCTCCATTGGCGTCCGCGTCGTCAGCGATCTGACGGCCGCCGGATACGACGTCCTTGTCATCGAACCGAACGTGAACAACCGCTTTCTGTCGACCGTTGCCGAACTCGACGTTCCGGTGATTTTCGGTGACTCGGCGATGCGCCAGACGCTGGAATCGGCCCGCGTCGATCGCGCCCGCGGAGTGGCGGTGGTGACTCAGGACGACATGGAAAACATCGAGACCGGGATCGTCTTGCTGGAGATCCTGGGATCCGATACCAAGGTGCCGATCGTCATGCGTGTTCAAGGCCGTGCGCTGGGCACCGCGGTGAATCGACGGTTCGGTTTCGAAAACGTGCGGTCGATCGTCGACCTGGCGGCCCCGTGGTTCATCGGCGCGGCGATGGGCCTGCAGGTGCTGGGCACGTTTTGGGTTGGGCAGCGCTCCTTCATGGTCGGCGGAATGCTCGTGGCGGCGGGCAGCGAGCTCGATGGTCTGCGAATGGTGGATTTGTCCACCCAGACGCGGGTCATCGCGATCACTCGACCGGAAGGGCCGATTCGGCTGCGACCCCGCCGCGACGCCCTGCTCAAAGCCGGCGACACCGTCTATGTCATCGGCCCGTACCGCGAGTTGATCGCGACGCTGCGAAAGGGCCAGCCTCCGCCGCTGACCGCCGTCAACGGCGAGCGCGCGGCGACATTGGCCGCGGCGCGTTCGGCGCACAGAACGGACGTGCGCCTGCCCAGATGGGCGCCCGACCGGGAGGCTTGA